In Streptococcus gallolyticus subsp. gallolyticus DSM 16831, the sequence CCATGTTGGCTTGTTTTTTCAAGAAGCGCTTGTCGTGCTTCATCAACAACACGGTGCAAATCTTCACGTGATAATTGTTTTAAATCTTGTGGTGATGAAATTGTTTCAAGTACCATAAATTCTCCTTCTTTCATCTAAGAATCAATTGAAAAGTTTCATAACATTCTATTCCCAAATTGATTAATATCTTCAAAAATCAGCTAAAAACTCACTAATTTTTGCAAGTAATGCTATCATACACCCTGGAGTGCACTCCAAGTCAAATACTTTTTTAATTTTTTTCAATAATAATAAACTAACTAATCAGACCATTGTCTGCCAACCAGCTATTAATCGACGTTTCACTTGATAAAATACGCCCCTTGACAGGATTTTTCAGCAAATTATCCATTTCAATCTGGGCATCGCTATAAGTTGAACCGCCAGAGGTTGCAAAACTAGCGACTTTTTTCCCAGTCAAGTCCAAAGCTTCGATGACCGTATAGATGATACGTGGCGGAATTCCCCACCAAATCGGATGACCAAAAATAACCGTGTCATATTGGCTAATATCAGGCAATTTCCCGTGATAAGCTGGGCGACTGGCTGAATCTTTTTGTTCAACATTGGCACGACAATTTGGAATTATCCAGTCTAAATCCTTACTTGTATAGGGATTTTCAACGTCAATTTGATACAAATCAGCGCCTATTTTACGTGCCATTTGCTGGGCGACACGTTTCGTATTTCCTGTAATGGAAAAGTAAATAATCAATGATTTCGACATCAGAATCCTCCCTTCTGAAAGTCATTAAACTTTCCAAGTGTCCTTATCATACACCTTAGAGTCAACTCTAAGTCAAGTGTTTTTTTTGCATTTAATCAAATAATTGTGAAATGGCTGTGCTACCAGGATTGATCGCAATCACACGTTTAAAAGTTGACGGTTTGTCAACAATTTCTGCTAAAACACTCGCCACATCTTCAATTGAAATAGCGGTAAAGCCTTTATCTCCCAAAGCAATGTGACCTTGCCCTGCTTCTTCCAATAAATTTCCTGGCTGAACAATCGTGTAGTCCAAACCAGATTGATTCACCAGATAATTATCCGCAAAGAATTTAGCGATATAATAATCAGTCAGATTATCTGGCCATTTATCAGGTGTTAAGGAATAAAGTGCACTCAACATCACAAAACGAGTAATGCCAGCTTTTTTAGCTGCCTGCATTAATTTGACAGCACCGTAGGCATCGGTTTGTAGCAAATCCTTACCACGAGAACCCGCCGCAAACACAACAACGTCAGCACCTTTTAAAAGTTCTGCAATATTATCAACCGAAGCATGCAAATCCATTTTCTGCGGTGTAACGTTGGGCAGTTCAACAACTGCTTCTGGACGACGAGCACCCGCAATCACTTGGTAATTTTTTGCTGATAATTTTTTCAAAAGTTCTGTCGCTACACGACCTGTCGAACCTGCCACAAAAATCTTCATTTTGATACTCCTTTCCTGTCTCATTCGTTCCAACCAAATAAACCATGTCCACGGTCAAGCTGACGAATTGCTTCCATATCTTTAGCAGACAATTCAAAATCAAAAACCTCAAAATTCTCTTTCATCCGCTCACTATTGGCTGATTTTGGAATAGCTACCACACCTTCTTGAAGTAAAAAGCGTAAAATAACCTGCGCAGCTGTCTTGTGATATTGGCTGCCAATCGTTGTTAACAAAGGATGATTAAAAATATTTTCCTTGCCTTCGCCAAAGGGCGCCCAAGATTCAAATTGAATATCATTTTTGTGGCAAAATTGTCGCATAGCAACTTGTTGCTGAAAAACGTGCATTTCATTTTGGAGCACCGCTGGTTTCACAGAAAATTTAGCTAAAATTCCTTTGATTTGTTCTTGGTTAAAATTCGACAAACCGATTGCTTTTAATTGACCTGCTTGATAAGCTTCTTGCAAAGCTTGGTAAGTTCCTTCGTAATCAGATACCACCCAATGAATCAACATCAAATCAATATAATCTGTTTGCAAATTCTTTAAAGCCTGCGCAATCTGTGCCTTTGTCGCACGATAACCTGATGTTGCTAATTGGGTTGTGATGAAAAAGTTCTCTCTTGGCAAACCAGACGCCTTAATCGCCTGACCAACACCAACTTCATTACGATAATATTGTGCCGTATCAATGTGACGGTAGCCTGTTTTTATCGCTAGACTAACAATTCTCTCTGTCTCTTTTTCAGGAATTTGATAAACACCAAATCCCAACTGAGGCATCTGTGTCCCAGTGTTGAGTGTTACGTATTGCATCGCTTTCTCCTTTCGCTTTGAAATGAAAGAAAAGATTGAAAAGTCACCTTACAAAGCCCCAACAATTTTATGTGGTAAATAGTTTTCGTCCAAATAAGCCATATCGTCATTTGTCAAAGTCACATCAAAAGCCCCCATGAAATCATCTAGGTATTTTTCTTTTGTCACTCCAACAATCGGTGAGTCAATCCCTTTTTGCCATAGCCAAGCAAGAGCAACTTGGGCACGAGTAACACCGTATTTTTCTGCAACTTCTGCCACTCGCGCTACGATAGCTTTATCTTGTTCTTCGGTGCTATCGTATTTCATTTTGGCTGTTTCATCTGTCTTACTACGTGCAGTATCCGCATCCCAATCGCGCACCACGCGACCTGCTGCCAAAGGACTATAAGGCGCTAAACCAACACCTGAATCTTTACAAAACGGAATCATTTCACGTTCGTCCTCACGATAAAGCATATTGTAATGATTTTGCATGACTGAAAATTTTGTCCAACCATTTTTCTCAGCCACATACTGCGCTTTTTGGAACTGCCAAGCATACATTGCTGACGCACCAAGATAATGCACCTTACCAGAGCGCACTAAATCATTAAGTGCAGACATAGTTTCTTCAATCGGTGTGTTATAATCCCAACGATGAATGTAAAGCACATCAATATAATCTGTTCCTAAACGTTTAAGACTAGCTTCGACTTGACTAAAAATTGCTTTTCGTGACAAACCAGTTGTATTTCGTCCCTCGTGTAAACCATCACCAAAGAAAACCTTTGTGGCAATAATCACTTCATCACGATCCGCAAAGTCACGAAGAGCACGACCAAGGTATTCCTCACTTGTTCCTTTTCCGTAAACATTTGCTGTATCGAAAAAGTTAATGCCCAAATCTAAGGCTTTCTTAATGATGATACGTGATTTTTCTTCATCTAAAAGCCAACCGGAATGAAAACCAAGACTAGCATCACCAAAACTCATGCAACCAAGACATAATTTTGACACTTCAAGACCTGTATTTCCCAATTTTGTGTATTCCATACGAAACCTCCAATAAATTTCTATTTTTCTAAACGTTTTCATTGTACACCTTGGAGTTAACTCCAAGTCAAGTAAAAACATTATTTTAAAAAATAAAAAAGTTTATCAACCCCAAAAGTTGATAAACTCTCACATTAAATTCGTTTTAGATTAAAGGAAATCATAACAATCATCATGATAAGCGTCACAAGACAAGCAATTGCAATTAAAGCAAATGCGGATTGAAGCGTCAAGAAACTCAAAAGCAGTCCTAGTATTGGCATACCAAATTCAACCCAATAAAGCTTATTGGTAAATTGATGACTTGATTTATTATAATGCTGATGTGCAAAAACACCAAACAGTAATAGTAAAATCCCAAGATAAAGAAGGCAAATCGAAAACAGATTATTTGCCGCTTGATTTCCTATAAAACTTAGGGAAACTGTAATCAAACTAAGCCCTAGAAAAATAGGATAATGGTAATAGATTGCGCCATTTCCTGTCACACGGTCTTGGTTGACATCTATCATGTGGTCAATTTCAACAATGTAAATCATAAAAAGGTTAGTTACGATGATGAAAATCAAGAAAGAAGCCACAGACAGATTATCTACTGAAAAATACGGCGCTATGCCGATAATCATTTCACCGAAAGTGATGATAACCAGAAGCGATAAACGCTCCACCAAATGTGGAAAATTAATGGCACGTGTTTTCTCTGAGACATGACCTTGTTTAGGATTGGTTAAAATACCAGGTAAAATCCACGTTAATAACACACCAGAAACCGCCAGAATCAGCCCAAATTGATAAGGCAAAAAGATTGAAACAAACAAAGTCAGCGAACGTATTCCCAAAATATAAAAATATTGACGAATCAAATCACGGTCTGCTTCTGCCTTAGTATTGAAATACTCAATCACATATTGCAACAAAAGAAGCAGAGAAATAAACGCCATTGGTAAAATAAATGGCACAAAACTCGTTGACCATTCTTCTGTCACAGCCGTTGATGAAATCAAAAGGCACAGCATTTGGGCAAACATAAATAAAATATTGGTTAAACTATTTTGTCCAAAACGATTCGTGAATACCGTCTGCACCATCCAAGAATTGACAAAAATAATCAAGGCAATAACAAACGTGAAAAAAGCATATGGTTATTACAATACCATGATGAACATGATGAATCAATGTTGTGATTTGACTAATGGCATAAACGAAAACCAAATCATAGAACAACTCGGTCAATTCCACCTTTTTGTGCTTTATCAAGGTCATCTTTCTTCCCCTTAAATCCTAATTTATTTGTGTCTATTATAACAAAAAACGATGAAAATTTACTGCTATAACGCTTCTAGCCAAAACAACTCAAAAAATATTTTTCTCCACTTTTGCTCTCATCTTCAGATTTTAAAAGCCCAATCAACATATCTTGTAGCTAAAAAAGCTGGGCACTTTTGTCCCAGCTTTCCCATTCTCAATTTTTAAGATATTCTTTGATTTTTTAACTCAACTTTTTGGTGAATGTAATCAATCAACTCAACTGTCAAGTCATAGCGCATAAATGGTGTGATGAGATAAATCCCATTAAAATGCTCCAAAGCGCGGTCAATTAATTGTTTACTTTCTTCCAAAGCCAATTTTTGACAGGTTTCTTTATCATCTTTAACAACTTCTAATTTTGCTAAAAACTCATCTGATAGTTGGATACCAGGAACTTCATTATGAAGGAAAATAGCATTATTATAGCTTGTAATCGGCATGATACCTACAAAAAATGGCGCTTCATAATCTCGTGTTAAATCGGCTAATTCATCAATAATCTCTGTGTTAAAAACAGGTTGTGTGATGAAATAATCTGCTCCTGCCGCTACCTTTCTTTCGATTAAACGACCACAGCGTGATAGATTTTTGACGTTTGGGTTAAAAGCCGCAGCTGCTGTAAAATTGGTCTCTTTCTTGATACTAGCTCCACTGTATCCTTGACCTTTATTGAGCTGTTTTATGAGTGCTAACAATTTAAAGCTTGTAGCATCATAAACACTTGTGGCACCAGGAAAATCACCGATTTTTGACGGATCTCCTGTAATGGCAAGAACATGATTAAATCCTAAAACGTCCATTCCCAAAAGTCGCGATTGCAAACCAATCATATTATGGTCACGGCAGGATAAATGCAAAAGAAACGGTGTTGAAATTTCATTTTTCAATAGAGCCGCGATACTAACATTACAAATTCGCGTCTTAGCTAGCGAATTATCTGCTAAGGTAATGGCTGAAATTCCTGCTTTGTCTAAGGCTTTTACCCCTTCCGTAAATTTCGCAATGTCAAGCGTCTTTGGTGGGTCTAACTCCGCAATAATCGTAACTTCTCTTTTGACCCTATCAACCAATGTCTCTGATTGTTTAGCCGCTTTGATAAGCTCTGCTTCTTCAACCATTGGTGTCACAAATTTTCGTTCAACAGGTTTTAATCCTTTAACAGCACGTTTTACCGCTCTGATATGGTCAGGCGTTGTTCCACAACAACCACCTATCAAACGCGCACCTTCTGCCACAAGAAGTTCTGCACTCTTTCCGAAATAATCAGCATTTTGACTAAAGCCATACTGACCGCTGCCATTGTCATCAACAAAAGACAACAAACTAGCATTTGGATAAACAGACAAATAAGACTGAGCAAAAAGCGGAACTTGTTTCAGTGACTTAATCATGTGATAGGGACCGAGGTGGCAATTCAAGCCAACCACATCAGCACCTAACATGACTAATTTTCCTAGAATTTCAACTAAAGGACGACCATTTTCCGTAATTCCAGCTTCATGGAGAGCAATATTAGTGATAATTGGCAAATCAGTTATCGGTCTAACAGCTTTTAAAACTTCGATAATTTCTTCTTCATCATAATAAGTTTCAAAAAGCAAACCATCAATTTGATTCGTTTCAATCAAATACCCGACTTGTTCCAAAGTCTCCTCAATAATTTCATCAAGGGTTAAATCACATTGTTTAAGCCCACGAAGAGCTCCAACAGTTCCAAGAACAAAAGCATCATCACCTGCAGCTTCCCTAGCAATTTTAACACCAGCCTGATTGATTTTCTTAACTTGGTCATCATAAGCATAGCCTTTCAGACGATGGCGTTTAGCAGCATAGGTATTGGTTTGGATAATGTCTGCCCCTGTCTCAAGATAAGCATGATGAATGGCTGAAATTTTATCTGGATGTGTAAGATTATAAGCTTCGTAGCAATTGTCAAGACCATTGGCGTAAAGAAGAGTTCCCATAGCACCGTCGGCTACCAGAATATCTGTTTTTAAACGTTCTAATAATCGTGACATAGCATAACCTTTCTTATTTTCCGTATTTAGCTCGGACTTCCTTGGTTGCAGCCACCAAAACTTCAAGTGCCGCTACTGTTTCTGGTTCGCGACGTGTTTTAAGACCACAGTCAGGGTTTACCCAGAACTGTTCAAGTGATAATTGACGCAATGGACGTTCAATGTTAGCAATAACTTCTTCCTTAGTTGGTACACGTGGAGAGTGGATATCATAGACACCAAGACCAATTCCAAGCGGGTAAACAGCTGTTTCAAATGATTCAATAACGTCACCATGGCTACGGCTTGTCTCGATAGAAATAACGTCTGCATCCAAAGCACGAATAGAATCAATGATTTCATTGAACTTAGAGTAACACATGTGCGTATGAATTTGTGTTTCTTCTTTCACTGATGATGTTGCTACGTGGAAAGCATGAACGGCATATAAGCTTGTTGTTTGCTCTTACGAAGCGGCAAACCTTCACGAAGCGCTGCTTCATCCACTTGAATAATGGCAATACCTGCATCTTCAAGCAATTTAATTTCATCTTTGATAGCAAGACCAATTTGGTTAAACAAATCAGCACGTGAAATGTCAGAACGTTCAAATGACCAGTTTGTAATAGTGATTGGACCAGTTAACATTCCTTTTACTGGACGGTCAGTCAGGCTTTGAGCATAAACGGTTTCTTTCACAGTCAATGGTTGAATGTGTTTAACATCTCCATAAATGATTGGTGGTTTAACAGCACGAGAACCATATGATTGAACCCAACCAAGTTTTGTTGTTGTGAAACCAGCTAGTTTTTGACCGAAGAATTCAACCATGTCCACACGTTCAAATTCACCATGAACAAGCACATCAATGTCCAAATCCTCTTGAATTTTAATCCAACGTGCGATTTCTGATTTAATGAAATCTTCATATTCCGCATCAGAAATATTGCCACGTTTCCAAGCCAAACGTGTACGGCGAACTTCTGGCGATTGTGGGAATGAACCAATTGTTGTCGTTGGAAGAATTGGCAAACCAAGTTTTTCTTGTTGCACTTGACGACGAACTTTATAGTCAACACGTTCAGTAGCAACATCATCCAAATTTTCCAATGTTACATTACGGAAATCAGCTGCTTGCAAAGCATCAAAATCAGCAACGTGTTGTTTGTAAGTATCAGATTCTTCACCGTCTAAACGTTGGCTCAACAATTTGATTTCTTGCAATTTTTCATCCGCAAATGCCAAACCATTTTTAAGAACTGGTTCGAGTTCTGTTTCGTTTTTAGTCGTTACTGGCACATGAAGAAGTGAACAAGAAGGTTGTACAACAAGTGTTTTTACATTGGCTTGAATTTTTTCGAGTAATGCTGATGTTTTGACAAAATCTGTTGCCCAGATATTACGTCCGTCAACCACACCTGCAAAAACGTCTTTAGCAGTAAAATAACCTGCTTCAATAGCTTCAAGGTTTTCATCAAGACCATGAACAAAATCAAGACCAAAAGCTGCTACTGGTAACTCTGACAAATCTTTGGCATCAATCAAGGCTTCAAAATAAGTTTGGAAAATCAATTTAGCTTCTGGCACTTCTTTGGCAAAATAGGCATAAACATATTTTGCTG encodes:
- a CDS encoding bifunctional homocysteine S-methyltransferase/methylenetetrahydrofolate reductase, whose translation is MSRLLERLKTDILVADGAMGTLLYANGLDNCYEAYNLTHPDKISAIHHAYLETGADIIQTNTYAAKRHRLKGYAYDDQVKKINQAGVKIAREAAGDDAFVLGTVGALRGLKQCDLTLDEIIEETLEQVGYLIETNQIDGLLFETYYDEEEIIEVLKAVRPITDLPIITNIALHEAGITENGRPLVEILGKLVMLGADVVGLNCHLGPYHMIKSLKQVPLFAQSYLSVYPNASLLSFVDDNGSGQYGFSQNADYFGKSAELLVAEGARLIGGCCGTTPDHIRAVKRAVKGLKPVERKFVTPMVEEAELIKAAKQSETLVDRVKREVTIIAELDPPKTLDIAKFTEGVKALDKAGISAITLADNSLAKTRICNVSIAALLKNEISTPFLLHLSCRDHNMIGLQSRLLGMDVLGFNHVLAITGDPSKIGDFPGATSVYDATSFKLLALIKQLNKGQGYSGASIKKETNFTAAAAFNPNVKNLSRCGRLIERKVAAGADYFITQPVFNTEIIDELADLTRDYEAPFFVGIMPITSYNNAIFLHNEVPGIQLSDEFLAKLEVVKDDKETCQKLALEESKQLIDRALEHFNGIYLITPFMRYDLTVELIDYIHQKVELKNQRIS
- a CDS encoding SDR family oxidoreductase, whose translation is MKIFVAGSTGRVATELLKKLSAKNYQVIAGARRPEAVVELPNVTPQKMDLHASVDNIAELLKGADVVVFAAGSRGKDLLQTDAYGAVKLMQAAKKAGITRFVMLSALYSLTPDKWPDNLTDYYIAKFFADNYLVNQSGLDYTIVQPGNLLEEAGQGHIALGDKGFTAISIEDVASVLAEIVDKPSTFKRVIAINPGSTAISQLFD
- a CDS encoding flavodoxin, which codes for MSKSLIIYFSITGNTKRVAQQMARKIGADLYQIDVENPYTSKDLDWIIPNCRANVEQKDSASRPAYHGKLPDISQYDTVIFGHPIWWGIPPRIIYTVIEALDLTGKKVASFATSGGSTYSDAQIEMDNLLKNPVKGRILSSETSINSWLADNGLIS
- a CDS encoding aldo/keto reductase → MEYTKLGNTGLEVSKLCLGCMSFGDASLGFHSGWLLDEEKSRIIIKKALDLGINFFDTANVYGKGTSEEYLGRALRDFADRDEVIIATKVFFGDGLHEGRNTTGLSRKAIFSQVEASLKRLGTDYIDVLYIHRWDYNTPIEETMSALNDLVRSGKVHYLGASAMYAWQFQKAQYVAEKNGWTKFSVMQNHYNMLYREDEREMIPFCKDSGVGLAPYSPLAAGRVVRDWDADTARSKTDETAKMKYDSTEEQDKAIVARVAEVAEKYGVTRAQVALAWLWQKGIDSPIVGVTKEKYLDDFMGAFDVTLTNDDMAYLDENYLPHKIVGAL
- a CDS encoding aldo/keto reductase; its protein translation is MQYVTLNTGTQMPQLGFGVYQIPEKETERIVSLAIKTGYRHIDTAQYYRNEVGVGQAIKASGLPRENFFITTQLATSGYRATKAQIAQALKNLQTDYIDLMLIHWVVSDYEGTYQALQEAYQAGQLKAIGLSNFNQEQIKGILAKFSVKPAVLQNEMHVFQQQVAMRQFCHKNDIQFESWAPFGEGKENIFNHPLLTTIGSQYHKTAAQVILRFLLQEGVVAIPKSANSERMKENFEVFDFELSAKDMEAIRQLDRGHGLFGWNE